One Cucurbita pepo subsp. pepo cultivar mu-cu-16 chromosome LG11, ASM280686v2, whole genome shotgun sequence DNA window includes the following coding sequences:
- the LOC111805835 gene encoding uncharacterized protein LOC111805835 isoform X1: MESPNPNPQPPVSGASIRSLVKHLKTKESINPSKMAEQIPKPHKKQVRRRLHTSRPYQERLLNMAEARREIVTALKYHRAAMKKAEQELQPQTPLDPSPARSHEAKIRPRKILKSSSIDRNRVYDSQTNFNTNSNNYYNLKNLSNYDPSMNCSFPIWSLNSQSMEGDNMMSIVLPEQTLGLNLNLQDFNNLEMNLFSNGNSVSVSGSGSGSGSSSSSSPSLSIETDQEAPNWTSESNTSGGGSGGGLHVAVGEEEMAEIRSIGDKHEMEWSDKMNLVKSAWWLRFMKIGKKEEEGIGFGFGDEFDQILEFPDWMNNGNETCFQEQLLNDYCSNDHDDHPSSALPCMDIGEFEGMDGEWLA; the protein is encoded by the exons ATGGAATCTCCCAACCCTAATCCACAACCTCCCGTCTCCGGCGCTTCCATCCGCTCCCTCGTCAAGCATTTGAAAACCAAAGAATCCATCAATCCTTCTAAAATGGCCGAACAAATCCCCAAACCTCACAAAAAGCAAGTTCGACGACGGCTTCATACCAGTCGGCCGTATCAAGAGCGGTTGTTGAACATGGCGGAGGCTAGAAGAGAGATTGTTACTGCACTTAAGTATCACCGGGCGGCTATGAAGAAGGCCGAGCAGGAACTTCAGCCACAGACGCCGCTCGATCCTTCCCCTGCTAGATCTCATGAAGCGAAGATCAGGCCGAGGAAAATCCTCAAATCCTCGAGTATTGACAGAAATAGAGTTTATGATTCGCAAACTAATTTCAATACtaatagtaataattattataatttgaagaatttgagTAATTATGATCCGTCGATGAATTGTTCGTTCCCGATTTGGTCTCTGAATTCGCAATCCATGGAAGGGGATAATATGATGAGCATTGTATTACCAGAACAAACTCTAGGGCTGAATCTCAACTTGCAGGATTTCAACAATTTGGAGATGAATCTGTTCTCAAACGGAAATAGCGTTTCGGTTTCGGGATCAGGTTCTGGTTCGGGTTCGTCGTCTTCGTCTTCTCCCAGTCTTTCAATTGAGACGGACCAGGAAGCACCGAATTGGACATCGGAGTCGAATACGAGTGGCGGTGGTAGCGGCGGAGGGCTGCACGTGGCGGTAGGGGAGGAGGAGATGGCGGAGATCAGATCGATAGGAGATAAGCACGAGATGGAATGGAGTGATAAAATGAATTTGGTGAAATCAGCGTGGTGGTTGAGATTCATGAAGATcggaaaaaaagaagaagaaggaatcgGATTCGGATTTGGAGATGAGTTCGATCAGATTCTCGAGTTTCCAGATTGGATGAACAATGGAAACGAGACTTGTTTTCAAGAACAATTGTTGAATGATTATTGCTCAAATGATCACGACGATCATCCTTCCTCTGCTTTACCTTG CATGGATATTGGAGAGTTTGAAGGCATGGATGGAGAATGGTTagcttga
- the LOC111805835 gene encoding uncharacterized protein LOC111805835 isoform X2: MESPNPNPQPPVSGASIRSLVKHLKTKESINPSKMAEQIPKPHKKQVRRRLHTSRPYQERLLNMAEARREIVTALKYHRAAMKKAEQELQPQTPLDPSPARSHEAKIRPRKILKSSSIDRNRVYDSQTNFNTNSNNYYNLKNLSNYDPSMNCSFPIWSLNSQSMEGDNMMSIVLPEQTLGLNLNLQDFNNLEMNLFSNGNSVSVSGSGSGSGSSSSSSPSLSIETDQEAPNWTSESNTSGGGSGGGLHVAVGEEEMAEIRSIGDKHEMEWSDKMNLVKSAWWLRFMKIGKKEEEGIGFGFGDEFDQILEFPDWMNNGNETCFQEQLLNDYCSNDHDDHPSSALP, from the coding sequence ATGGAATCTCCCAACCCTAATCCACAACCTCCCGTCTCCGGCGCTTCCATCCGCTCCCTCGTCAAGCATTTGAAAACCAAAGAATCCATCAATCCTTCTAAAATGGCCGAACAAATCCCCAAACCTCACAAAAAGCAAGTTCGACGACGGCTTCATACCAGTCGGCCGTATCAAGAGCGGTTGTTGAACATGGCGGAGGCTAGAAGAGAGATTGTTACTGCACTTAAGTATCACCGGGCGGCTATGAAGAAGGCCGAGCAGGAACTTCAGCCACAGACGCCGCTCGATCCTTCCCCTGCTAGATCTCATGAAGCGAAGATCAGGCCGAGGAAAATCCTCAAATCCTCGAGTATTGACAGAAATAGAGTTTATGATTCGCAAACTAATTTCAATACtaatagtaataattattataatttgaagaatttgagTAATTATGATCCGTCGATGAATTGTTCGTTCCCGATTTGGTCTCTGAATTCGCAATCCATGGAAGGGGATAATATGATGAGCATTGTATTACCAGAACAAACTCTAGGGCTGAATCTCAACTTGCAGGATTTCAACAATTTGGAGATGAATCTGTTCTCAAACGGAAATAGCGTTTCGGTTTCGGGATCAGGTTCTGGTTCGGGTTCGTCGTCTTCGTCTTCTCCCAGTCTTTCAATTGAGACGGACCAGGAAGCACCGAATTGGACATCGGAGTCGAATACGAGTGGCGGTGGTAGCGGCGGAGGGCTGCACGTGGCGGTAGGGGAGGAGGAGATGGCGGAGATCAGATCGATAGGAGATAAGCACGAGATGGAATGGAGTGATAAAATGAATTTGGTGAAATCAGCGTGGTGGTTGAGATTCATGAAGATcggaaaaaaagaagaagaaggaatcgGATTCGGATTTGGAGATGAGTTCGATCAGATTCTCGAGTTTCCAGATTGGATGAACAATGGAAACGAGACTTGTTTTCAAGAACAATTGTTGAATGATTATTGCTCAAATGATCACGACGATCATCCTTCCTCTGCTTTACCTTG